In a genomic window of Helianthus annuus cultivar XRQ/B chromosome 10, HanXRQr2.0-SUNRISE, whole genome shotgun sequence:
- the LOC118482872 gene encoding transmembrane emp24 domain-containing protein p24delta3-like: MGKKLGRVQLLLMLILLVENGDCIWLNLPKSGRKCVTEEIHNNVVVLADYVVISDVHIHPTPSITTKVTSPYGNILHHKENATHGQFAFTTNEAGQYLVCFWADDPNQGGALSVNIDWRTGIAAKDWESVARKEKIEGVELELRKLEAAVEAIHDNLLYLKSREAEIREVSETTNSRVALYSILSLSICIAASIAQLWYLTRFFQKKKLI, from the exons ATGGGGAAGAAATTAGGTAGGGTACAGTTGCTGTTGATGTTAATATTATTGGTTGAAAATGGCGATTGCATATGGTTGAATTTACCCAAATCGGGAAGGAAATGCGTCACGGAAGAAATCCACAACAACGTCGTCGTTTTGGCTGATTACGTCGTCATCTCCGATGTTCATATTCACCCCACCCCCTCCATCACCACCaag GTCACATCACCTTATGGAAACATCCTTCACCATAAGGAAAACGCGACTCATGGACAATTTGCATTCACTACAAATGAGGCCGGGCAGTATCTGGTGTGTTTCTGGGCAGATGACCCTAATCAAGGTGGAGCTTTAAGTGTTAATATTGACTGGAGAACTGGAATAGCAGCAAAAGACTGGGAGTCAGTTGCAAGAAAAGAAAAAATTGAG GGGGTTGAGCTCGAGTTGAGAAAGCTTGAAGCAGCTGTGGAGGCCATTCATGATAATCTTCTCTACCTCAAGAGCAG AGAGGCAGAAATAAGAGAAGTGAGTGAGACTACAAATTCTAGAGTGGCCTTGTACAGTATATTGTCATTAAGCATTTGCATTGCTGCTTCTATTGCACAACTATGGTACTTGACTCGCTTCTTCCAAAAGAAGAAACTAATCTAG